A region of Pyxidicoccus parkwaysis DNA encodes the following proteins:
- a CDS encoding phage baseplate assembly protein V, whose product MSDLVSLMRAIIRDELASLRLGDIGEVTSTFPHAEGDAHNHECNVKLREGGLELRRVPITTPHVGMVSAPRVGDLVLISYVGGDPNRPIVVGRLYSDATNPPEHAEDEWRVVSPPGGKTSIAIDKDQSVVITAGETVVTVKQDDTISIVGKKDLSIEVDGNVQLKCKDATVDASGNIDLGTGGTGVITEGSHKCYFTGAPLKGSQKVKAKG is encoded by the coding sequence ATGAGTGACCTCGTGAGCCTGATGCGGGCCATCATCCGCGACGAGCTCGCCTCGCTGCGCCTGGGCGACATCGGCGAGGTGACGAGCACCTTCCCCCATGCCGAGGGCGACGCGCACAACCACGAGTGCAACGTGAAGCTGCGCGAGGGCGGATTGGAATTGCGGCGCGTGCCCATCACCACGCCGCACGTGGGCATGGTGAGCGCGCCGCGCGTGGGCGACCTCGTCCTCATCTCCTACGTTGGGGGAGACCCCAACCGCCCCATCGTGGTGGGACGGCTCTACTCGGATGCAACCAACCCGCCCGAGCACGCCGAGGACGAGTGGCGCGTCGTCTCGCCTCCGGGCGGCAAGACGTCCATCGCCATCGACAAGGACCAGTCGGTGGTCATCACCGCCGGCGAGACGGTGGTGACGGTGAAGCAGGACGACACCATCTCCATCGTGGGCAAGAAGGACCTGAGCATCGAGGTCGACGGCAACGTGCAGCTCAAGTGCAAGGACGCCACGGTGGACGCCTCGGGCAACATCGACCTGGGCACCGGCGGCACCGGCGTCATCACCGAGGGAAGCCACAAGTGCTACTTCACCGGAGCGCCGCTCAAGGGCTCGCAGAAGGTGAAGGCCAAGGGTTGA
- a CDS encoding DNA circularization N-terminal domain-containing protein, whose protein sequence is MPVRIGKIELVGLTNIYTEDARNLVQQRVPGQSGSVFQDLGREPVTVVMEGILLGEDTQAALEELRQAQTKAQPMSFAADAIAGADLTEVIIADFQVKQLAGHQNRFSFYLKVREHQEPPQPANAGVAAVNDAVANDAASWAEGAVDAAGVLQNPDSLMSAVDKNPGLLGHLSAGELGDVVTKGQGKLSGKNFGSLLGALGKVNPQIIGDFIDVLKNGGNLGSFIEKLATEGINVLEELTGVDLGAALSIVKGLAGASDFLAKLRRVVDEAQALGMQIQDFDVMAPFQDLGVK, encoded by the coding sequence ATGCCCGTACGCATCGGCAAGATAGAGCTCGTCGGCCTGACGAACATCTACACCGAGGACGCTCGCAACCTCGTGCAGCAGCGCGTCCCCGGTCAGTCCGGCAGCGTCTTCCAGGACCTCGGCCGCGAGCCCGTCACGGTGGTGATGGAGGGCATCCTCCTGGGCGAGGACACGCAGGCCGCCCTCGAGGAGCTGCGCCAGGCGCAGACGAAGGCCCAGCCGATGTCGTTCGCCGCGGACGCCATCGCCGGAGCCGACCTCACCGAGGTCATCATCGCCGACTTCCAGGTGAAGCAGCTCGCCGGTCACCAGAACCGGTTCAGCTTCTACCTGAAGGTCCGCGAGCATCAGGAGCCGCCCCAGCCCGCCAACGCGGGCGTCGCCGCGGTGAATGACGCCGTGGCCAACGACGCCGCTTCGTGGGCCGAGGGCGCGGTAGATGCCGCCGGCGTGCTGCAGAACCCCGACTCGTTGATGTCGGCCGTCGACAAGAACCCCGGCCTGCTCGGACACCTGAGCGCGGGCGAGCTCGGCGACGTCGTCACGAAGGGCCAGGGCAAGCTGAGCGGCAAGAACTTCGGCTCCCTGCTCGGCGCGCTGGGCAAGGTGAATCCCCAAATCATCGGCGACTTCATCGATGTCTTGAAGAACGGCGGCAACCTGGGGTCGTTCATCGAGAAGCTCGCCACCGAGGGCATCAACGTGCTGGAGGAGTTGACCGGCGTCGACCTCGGCGCGGCGCTCAGCATCGTGAAGGGCCTCGCCGGGGCGAGCGACTTCCTCGCCAAGCTGAGGCGCGTGGTGGACGAAGCCCAGGCGCTGGGCATGCAGATCCAGGACTTCGACGTGATGGCTCCCTTCCAGGACCTGGGGGTGAAGTGA
- a CDS encoding phage tail sheath protein, giving the protein MASGLIIPGVQVTVVKEVLPQQLAPSGVLGLIGFTERAELTEQNELKVTRAGNWSRYVEVLGRGSAYSLPEARQALDNGVSELVISPLPPNAGATARAVHAGDETKAKAFRDLLTKEVRDATAAADDAKKKWDALKAGTGTDATELKAAEDRYTAAKARQDAATAAQTAGSDISNDKAGVPFAARAPGPWANGLVVRVSYRDNIDQSLSFDVQVLRRVAGREEILEVYRSQALASLTATLRGSSFVKVDETKAVGWPKAGESTLAGGQDASVADYAAALDRLRDEADVDMVLAAVQDFSDLTRVTRIYGAVISHCNALSDECKGRIGFGQVPRTGASDTHAQLASNLVSDRFVLVAPNGVVGAVTGLVGNLPYFHSPTFKRVSGLGDLPPISTEDQKALLRGNVVPVVLERGRGTIVLRGLTTDGDQINVRRVADRAVRMLKMIGDLFIGLLNNADGRTALKQKLVEALVQMEKDGAIVPSTDGKDPAFKVEVYSSQADFALGIVRVNMAVRPVRAIDYIYATITVQV; this is encoded by the coding sequence ATGGCCAGTGGCCTCATCATTCCCGGTGTCCAGGTAACGGTGGTCAAGGAAGTGCTGCCCCAGCAGCTCGCGCCGTCTGGAGTGCTGGGGCTCATCGGCTTCACCGAGCGCGCAGAGCTGACCGAGCAGAACGAGCTCAAGGTCACCCGGGCGGGGAACTGGTCCCGCTACGTCGAGGTGCTCGGCCGCGGCAGCGCCTACAGCCTTCCCGAGGCGCGGCAGGCGCTCGACAACGGCGTCTCGGAGCTGGTCATCTCGCCGCTCCCCCCGAATGCGGGAGCCACCGCGCGCGCGGTCCACGCCGGAGACGAGACCAAGGCCAAGGCCTTCCGGGACCTGCTGACCAAGGAGGTCCGCGACGCCACGGCCGCGGCGGACGACGCCAAGAAGAAGTGGGACGCGCTCAAGGCCGGCACGGGGACCGACGCCACCGAGCTCAAGGCGGCGGAAGACAGGTACACGGCCGCCAAGGCGCGCCAGGACGCGGCCACCGCCGCCCAGACGGCCGGCTCTGACATCTCCAACGACAAGGCCGGGGTTCCGTTCGCGGCGCGCGCGCCCGGGCCGTGGGCCAACGGCCTCGTCGTCCGCGTCTCCTACCGCGACAACATCGACCAGTCCCTCTCCTTCGACGTGCAGGTGCTGCGCAGGGTCGCCGGCCGCGAGGAAATCCTGGAGGTGTACCGCAGCCAGGCGCTCGCCTCGCTCACCGCCACGCTGAGGGGCTCGTCCTTCGTGAAGGTGGATGAGACGAAGGCGGTGGGGTGGCCCAAGGCGGGCGAGTCCACCCTCGCGGGCGGACAGGACGCGAGCGTCGCCGACTATGCCGCCGCGCTGGACAGGCTCCGCGACGAGGCGGACGTGGACATGGTGCTCGCCGCCGTCCAGGACTTCTCGGACCTGACGAGGGTGACGCGCATCTACGGCGCCGTCATCAGCCACTGCAATGCCCTGAGCGACGAGTGCAAGGGCCGCATCGGCTTCGGCCAGGTGCCGAGGACCGGAGCTTCGGACACGCACGCGCAGCTCGCGAGCAACCTGGTGAGCGACCGGTTCGTGCTGGTGGCGCCCAACGGCGTGGTGGGCGCGGTGACGGGCCTGGTGGGCAACCTCCCCTACTTCCACTCGCCCACCTTCAAGCGGGTGTCGGGGCTGGGCGACCTGCCCCCCATCTCCACGGAGGACCAGAAGGCCCTGCTCCGGGGCAACGTGGTCCCCGTGGTGCTGGAGCGTGGACGCGGCACCATCGTGCTCCGCGGGCTCACCACGGACGGAGACCAGATCAACGTCCGCCGCGTGGCCGACCGGGCCGTGCGCATGCTGAAGATGATTGGGGACCTCTTCATCGGCCTGCTGAACAACGCCGACGGGCGCACCGCGCTCAAGCAGAAGCTGGTCGAGGCCCTGGTGCAGATGGAGAAGGACGGGGCCATCGTCCCGTCCACGGACGGCAAGGACCCCGCCTTCAAGGTGGAGGTCTACTCCTCGCAGGCAGACTTCGCCCTGGGCATCGTCCGCGTGAACATGGCCGTGAGGCCGGTGCGCGCCATCGACTACATCTACGCGACCATCACGGTCCAGGTTTGA
- a CDS encoding 2'-5' RNA ligase family protein, with the protein MLSALLVLVGLAGVLPGDARRAASALSRVRQEQLPWECTSVTVEELTRHARARRMQATRRQLTLFVPGPLAEEIEAVRHVVDPVQKRLIPAHVTLCREDELGGRSEGELDALLVAPHLKPVTLRFGEPEAFYEHGIVMYCIEGLEDFQALRQSILGAHGLKVHRPHLTLAHPRNPRAPGNALERAAGLRSLPPITFKTLCLIEQTAGSPWQVLRSVELSAS; encoded by the coding sequence GTGCTGTCCGCCCTGCTGGTGCTCGTGGGGCTGGCTGGCGTGCTACCTGGCGACGCGCGCCGCGCCGCGAGCGCCTTGTCTCGTGTGCGTCAGGAACAGTTGCCCTGGGAGTGCACCTCCGTCACCGTGGAGGAACTGACGCGGCACGCGAGGGCTCGACGAATGCAGGCAACGAGAAGGCAGCTGACCTTGTTTGTGCCAGGGCCTCTTGCCGAGGAGATAGAGGCTGTCCGGCACGTGGTGGACCCGGTGCAGAAGCGGCTCATCCCTGCTCACGTGACTCTGTGCAGGGAGGACGAGCTCGGCGGGCGCTCCGAAGGAGAGCTCGACGCCCTCCTCGTGGCGCCTCACCTGAAGCCGGTGACCTTGCGGTTTGGCGAGCCGGAAGCCTTCTATGAGCACGGAATCGTGATGTATTGCATTGAAGGGCTCGAGGACTTTCAAGCGCTACGCCAGTCGATTCTCGGGGCCCACGGCCTCAAGGTGCACCGGCCCCACCTCACGCTCGCGCATCCCCGCAACCCACGGGCCCCGGGCAACGCGTTGGAGCGCGCCGCGGGACTGCGCAGCCTGCCGCCAATCACTTTCAAGACCCTCTGCCTCATCGAGCAGACAGCGGGCAGTCCGTGGCAGGTGCTTCGCTCGGTCGAGCTATCAGCCTCGTAG
- a CDS encoding linear amide C-N hydrolase codes for MCTDFLITGNDTRAAPTPIAVNGRSMEFGADLGSQLLVHAPGESFHSLAPDLKQGLKWTSKYGYVGLTALSKDVIVDGLNTAGLSVGALWAPGSTYPKVSKSSQALALVNFVNWALGTCATVADVKTALTSGDVQVWEGDLLAKLLPLHFPVHDAAGNSIVVEFTNGQLNVYDNPVGVCTNDPPFPVQLQNLGGFSNLSPWDSKGTELGSEFFKPAGHGSGMRGLPGDSTPPARFVRAAYLKQYSQPLVTAADATTLAFHLLNAVDIPLGTSRSTNALNKEEVDYTQWVVVKDLVAKTLSVRFYVNPLVYSVNLNTLDFSGAAGKPFPVPTSPTSIDLTEKLSS; via the coding sequence ATGTGCACCGACTTCCTCATCACCGGCAATGACACGCGCGCCGCCCCCACGCCCATCGCCGTCAATGGCCGCAGCATGGAGTTCGGAGCCGACCTGGGCTCGCAGCTCCTGGTCCACGCGCCGGGCGAGTCCTTCCACTCTCTGGCGCCCGACCTCAAGCAGGGGCTGAAGTGGACGTCGAAGTATGGCTACGTCGGCCTCACCGCCCTGAGCAAGGACGTCATCGTGGATGGCCTCAACACGGCGGGCCTGTCCGTGGGCGCGCTGTGGGCGCCGGGCTCCACCTATCCGAAGGTGAGCAAGTCGTCACAGGCCCTGGCGCTGGTGAACTTCGTGAATTGGGCACTGGGGACATGCGCGACGGTGGCGGACGTGAAGACCGCGCTCACGAGCGGCGACGTACAGGTCTGGGAGGGTGACCTGCTGGCGAAGCTGCTCCCGCTGCACTTCCCCGTGCACGACGCCGCGGGCAACAGCATCGTGGTGGAGTTCACCAACGGGCAGCTCAACGTCTACGACAACCCCGTCGGCGTCTGCACGAACGACCCGCCGTTCCCCGTGCAGCTCCAGAACCTGGGCGGGTTCTCCAACCTGTCGCCCTGGGACTCGAAGGGCACGGAGCTGGGCAGCGAGTTCTTCAAGCCCGCGGGCCATGGCAGCGGCATGCGCGGCCTGCCGGGAGACTCCACGCCCCCGGCGCGCTTCGTCCGCGCCGCGTATCTCAAGCAGTACTCGCAGCCGCTCGTCACCGCGGCGGATGCCACCACGCTCGCCTTCCACCTGCTCAACGCGGTGGACATCCCGCTGGGCACGAGCCGCTCCACCAACGCGCTCAACAAGGAGGAGGTGGACTACACGCAGTGGGTCGTCGTGAAGGACCTGGTCGCGAAGACGCTGTCCGTGCGCTTCTACGTCAACCCGCTCGTGTACTCCGTCAACCTGAACACGCTCGACTTCAGCGGCGCCGCCGGGAAGCCGTTCCCCGTTCCGACCTCGCCCACCAGCATCGACCTCACCGAGAAGCTGTCGAGCTGA